A single genomic interval of Solimonas sp. K1W22B-7 harbors:
- a CDS encoding beta-ketoacyl synthase chain length factor encodes MPAGDDKPELAELAPMARRRLDRLGRMALQVAYRVQADRAAGCPIVYASRHGSVHSSVDMLAALAAHEPLSPTVFSMSVHNAVGALYSIARGDTAPYTAVAAGRSTVEAAFVEAAGLMADGAPEVMVVVYDEPLPTVFASFGDEPEAPYAWACRLGPGVLRLQWQADAVEASREDLPHGLAVLRFLIGGAAQLDFSDGQRSWQWCRQ; translated from the coding sequence TTGCCCGCGGGCGACGACAAGCCCGAACTGGCGGAACTGGCCCCCATGGCGCGCCGCCGCCTTGATCGCCTGGGCCGCATGGCCCTGCAGGTGGCCTATCGTGTCCAGGCGGATCGCGCCGCGGGCTGCCCGATCGTCTATGCCTCGCGCCATGGCAGCGTGCATTCCTCGGTGGACATGCTCGCTGCCCTTGCCGCGCACGAGCCCCTGTCGCCCACCGTCTTCAGCATGTCGGTACACAACGCCGTTGGCGCCCTGTACTCCATTGCCCGGGGTGACACCGCGCCCTACACGGCCGTCGCGGCCGGCCGCTCCACGGTGGAGGCCGCCTTTGTCGAGGCAGCGGGCCTGATGGCCGATGGTGCGCCCGAGGTGATGGTCGTCGTTTACGACGAGCCCCTTCCCACGGTTTTCGCCAGTTTCGGCGACGAACCCGAAGCCCCCTACGCCTGGGCCTGCCGCCTGGGTCCTGGTGTACTGCGCCTGCAGTGGCAGGCAGACGCCGTGGAAGCTTCGCGGGAAGACCTCCCGCATGGCCTGGCGGTGTTGCGCTTCCTGATCGGCGGCGCCGCGCAACTCGACTTTTCCGATGGCCAGCGCAGCTGGCAATGGTGCAGGCAATGA